The proteins below are encoded in one region of Geobacter sp.:
- a CDS encoding LysR family transcriptional regulator, giving the protein MKSKKTGVGLTGSLWFQRADLKFLGGERIALLEKIDELGSITRAAKAVGISYKTAWDTINMINNLAEKPLVDRLTGGKGGGGTSLTAEGKKIIHQFNTIQEEHRKFLDNLEARLGDTASLYQFLRRISMKVSARNTFSGTVTNITKGAVNAEVTLALSGGAPLTAVVTNGAIDNLGLTNGTEAYAIVKASSVIIGTDLHDARVSARNIFCGTIATIIEGPVNTEVDIEIGGGNTVSAVITHDSAKRLGLKVGSHACALFKASSVIIGVS; this is encoded by the coding sequence ATGAAAAGCAAAAAGACAGGCGTCGGCCTGACCGGCTCCCTTTGGTTTCAGCGGGCGGATCTCAAATTCCTGGGTGGCGAGCGGATAGCCCTGCTGGAAAAGATCGACGAACTCGGTTCCATCACCAGGGCTGCCAAGGCGGTCGGCATCAGCTACAAAACCGCCTGGGATACCATTAACATGATCAACAACCTGGCCGAGAAGCCGCTGGTGGATCGCTTGACCGGCGGCAAGGGAGGTGGCGGCACCAGCCTCACCGCCGAGGGAAAGAAGATCATTCACCAGTTCAACACCATCCAGGAGGAGCACCGCAAATTCCTGGACAACCTGGAGGCGAGGCTTGGCGACACCGCCAGCCTGTACCAGTTCCTGAGGAGGATCTCCATGAAGGTCAGTGCACGCAACACCTTTAGCGGTACGGTAACCAACATTACCAAAGGCGCGGTCAACGCCGAGGTAACCCTGGCCCTTTCGGGGGGCGCACCGCTCACGGCCGTGGTCACCAACGGCGCCATCGACAACCTGGGGCTGACAAACGGCACCGAGGCGTACGCCATCGTCAAGGCCAGCTCGGTCATCATCGGCACCGACCTGCACGATGCCAGGGTCAGCGCCCGCAACATCTTCTGCGGCACCATCGCCACCATCATCGAGGGGCCGGTCAATACCGAGGTGGACATCGAGATCGGCGGCGGCAACACGGTCAGCGCGGTCATCACGCATGACAGCGCCAAGCGGCTCGGACTGAAGGTCGGCAGTCACGCCTGCGCCCTGTTCAAGGCTTCCAGCGTCATCATCGGCGTCAGCTGA
- the modA gene encoding molybdate ABC transporter substrate-binding protein, with translation MKPNMRSALLAVVSILVAMPAMAAEVNVAVAANFTAPMKQIVADFEKETGHSVVVSYGASGKFYAQIKNGAPFQLFLSADDEKPVQLEKDGLTVPGSRFTYAVGTLVLWSPKPGVVDAKGEVLGKGHFSKLAIASPKLAPYGTAAIEVLTRLGVLTTVTPKIVQGENISQTFQFVSTGNAELGFVALSQVMKNGKIAAGSAWVVPGSLHSPIRQDAVLLATGKDNVAAKALLGYLKSDKVKKIIRSYGYGI, from the coding sequence ATGAAACCGAACATGAGAAGTGCACTCCTTGCCGTCGTGAGCATCCTTGTTGCCATGCCGGCAATGGCTGCCGAAGTAAATGTCGCTGTCGCGGCAAATTTCACTGCCCCCATGAAGCAGATCGTCGCTGATTTCGAGAAGGAGACCGGTCACTCGGTTGTGGTTTCCTATGGTGCATCCGGCAAGTTTTACGCACAGATCAAAAATGGTGCCCCCTTTCAGCTTTTTCTCTCCGCGGATGATGAAAAACCTGTCCAGTTGGAAAAGGATGGCCTGACCGTTCCCGGGAGCCGTTTTACCTATGCCGTTGGGACATTGGTGCTCTGGTCGCCGAAACCCGGTGTTGTGGATGCCAAAGGGGAGGTGCTGGGCAAGGGGCACTTCAGCAAGCTTGCCATTGCCAGTCCAAAGCTGGCACCCTACGGTACTGCCGCCATAGAGGTGCTGACAAGGCTGGGTGTGCTGACAACGGTTACGCCAAAGATCGTGCAGGGCGAAAATATCTCCCAGACTTTCCAGTTTGTCAGCACCGGTAATGCCGAGCTCGGTTTTGTTGCATTGTCGCAGGTCATGAAAAATGGCAAAATAGCAGCCGGTTCGGCCTGGGTTGTTCCTGGCAGCCTGCATAGCCCCATTCGTCAGGATGCGGTGCTCCTCGCCACCGGCAAGGACAATGTCGCAGCCAAGGCGTTGCTCGGTTACCTCAAGAGTGATAAAGTCAAAAAAATCATTCGTTCCTACGGCTATGGAATATAA
- a CDS encoding ATP-binding cassette domain-containing protein, which translates to MMALLSLERLSFAYHRSEVLADVDLSMEQGEVLALLGPNGSGKTTLLKLILGLLRPCRGSIRLHDRDIRTIPRQELARMVAYVPQVHKESFAYRVCDVVMMGRTPHSAFFARYGETDRRIVGEALERLGIGHLAERPYTEVSGGERQLALIARAMAQGARTFVMDEPTNGLDYGNQLRLLERLKVLAGAGYTVIFSTHHPDHALAVADRVVMMRRGRVIRDGTVGETLTPQAIQELYSVDVRVYCVEEGVQVCVPAVRLGNGAVP; encoded by the coding sequence GTGATGGCCCTGCTCAGCCTGGAACGGCTTTCCTTTGCCTACCACCGTAGCGAAGTGCTGGCGGACGTGGATCTGAGCATGGAACAGGGGGAGGTCCTGGCGCTGCTCGGCCCCAACGGCAGCGGCAAGACCACCCTGCTCAAGCTGATCCTGGGGCTGCTCAGGCCGTGTCGGGGCAGCATCCGTCTGCATGATCGCGACATCCGCACCATACCCCGGCAGGAGCTGGCGCGGATGGTGGCCTACGTCCCCCAGGTGCACAAGGAGTCCTTTGCCTACCGGGTCTGCGACGTGGTCATGATGGGGCGGACGCCCCACAGCGCCTTCTTTGCCCGCTATGGCGAAACCGACCGGCGGATTGTCGGCGAGGCGTTGGAAAGGCTCGGCATCGGCCACCTGGCCGAGCGCCCCTATACCGAGGTCAGCGGCGGCGAGCGGCAACTGGCCCTGATCGCCCGCGCCATGGCCCAGGGCGCCCGCACCTTTGTCATGGACGAGCCGACCAACGGCCTCGACTACGGCAACCAGCTCCGCCTGCTGGAGCGGCTCAAGGTGCTGGCCGGCGCGGGTTATACCGTGATCTTCTCGACCCACCATCCTGACCACGCCCTGGCCGTGGCCGACCGGGTGGTGATGATGCGCCGGGGCAGGGTCATCCGGGACGGCACGGTCGGCGAGACCCTGACCCCCCAGGCCATACAGGAGCTGTACAGCGTCGATGTGCGGGTCTATTGCGTGGAGGAGGGGGTGCAGGTATGCGTGCCAGCGGTCCGGCTGGGGAATGGGGCCGTCCCCTGA
- the modD gene encoding ModD protein, translating to MIHCLPDSEIERFIEEDLPYGDLTTHLLGIGGVPGRIVFATRAETTLCCTEEAAGVLRKCGATVASCTPSGTLLPAGSGFLVAEGPAQALHAGWKVALNLLEYASGIASRTRRIVEKSRAINPALSVVTTRKSFPGTKKIAIKAVLAGGALPHRLGLSETVLVFRQHTALLGGLEPFLATVAELRLKARETKIVVEAETREEALLIARSGADIVQLDKIAPEELAALVAEIRAANPQILISAAGGINEANAAAYAATGIDIIVLSSVYFGTPADIGVTIIPA from the coding sequence ATGATTCACTGCCTTCCTGACAGCGAGATCGAACGGTTTATCGAAGAGGATCTCCCCTATGGGGACCTGACCACCCATCTGCTCGGCATCGGGGGTGTTCCCGGCCGGATCGTCTTTGCCACCCGCGCGGAGACGACCCTCTGCTGCACGGAAGAGGCGGCCGGGGTGCTCCGAAAATGCGGCGCCACGGTTGCCTCCTGCACCCCATCCGGTACGCTACTGCCGGCGGGGAGCGGGTTCCTGGTTGCCGAAGGCCCTGCACAGGCGCTGCACGCGGGGTGGAAGGTGGCGTTGAACCTGCTGGAATATGCCTCCGGCATCGCCTCCCGGACACGGCGCATTGTGGAAAAGTCCCGGGCGATCAACCCCGCCCTGTCGGTGGTCACCACCCGCAAATCCTTTCCCGGCACCAAGAAGATCGCCATCAAGGCTGTCCTTGCCGGCGGTGCACTGCCGCACCGTCTGGGACTGTCGGAGACGGTGCTGGTCTTCAGGCAGCATACCGCCCTCCTGGGCGGTCTGGAGCCGTTTCTCGCCACGGTGGCCGAGCTGCGGCTCAAGGCCCGCGAGACCAAGATCGTCGTCGAAGCGGAGACCCGCGAGGAGGCGCTGCTGATTGCCCGGAGCGGGGCCGACATCGTGCAGCTCGACAAGATCGCACCGGAGGAACTGGCGGCGCTGGTTGCCGAGATCCGGGCCGCCAACCCGCAGATCCTGATTTCGGCTGCTGGCGGCATCAACGAAGCCAATGCAGCGGCTTATGCCGCCACCGGGATCGACATCATCGTCCTGTCGTCGGTCTATTTCGGCACGCCTGCCGATATCGGCGTCACCATCATCCCTGCGTGA
- the modB gene encoding molybdate ABC transporter permease subunit, with protein sequence MFLDFDDLQAIWLTVRLAAIVTAILLVVGTPVAWWLARTRSSLKGVFGAVVALPLVLPPSVLGFYLLLAMGPNGPVGQLTRAVGIGTLPFTFWGLVVASVFYSLPFMVQPLQNAFESIGDRPLEVAATLGASPLDAFFTVALPLARPGFLTASIMTFAHTVGEFGVVLMIGGNIPGITRVASVQIYDHVEALEYAHAHRMAAVMLAFSFLVLLALYVWRPGALKMVRRD encoded by the coding sequence ATGTTTCTTGACTTCGACGACCTGCAGGCAATCTGGTTGACCGTGCGACTGGCGGCCATTGTTACCGCTATCCTGCTGGTTGTGGGTACCCCCGTGGCCTGGTGGCTGGCGCGTACCAGATCAAGCCTGAAAGGGGTATTCGGTGCGGTGGTGGCGCTGCCGCTCGTGTTGCCCCCCTCTGTGCTGGGCTTCTACCTACTGCTGGCAATGGGACCGAACGGACCGGTGGGGCAACTCACCCGAGCCGTGGGGATCGGTACCTTGCCGTTCACCTTCTGGGGGTTGGTGGTAGCCTCGGTCTTTTACTCGCTGCCGTTCATGGTGCAGCCGCTGCAGAATGCCTTTGAATCCATCGGCGACCGGCCCCTGGAGGTGGCTGCCACACTGGGAGCTTCGCCCCTGGATGCGTTCTTCACCGTTGCTCTTCCGTTGGCCCGTCCTGGTTTTCTGACCGCTTCGATCATGACCTTTGCCCATACGGTGGGAGAATTCGGCGTGGTGTTGATGATCGGCGGGAACATTCCCGGTATAACCCGTGTCGCCTCGGTACAGATCTACGACCATGTGGAGGCCTTGGAGTACGCCCATGCGCACCGCATGGCGGCCGTCATGCTGGCCTTCTCCTTCCTGGTGCTCCTGGCACTCTACGTGTGGCGCCCCGGCGCCCTGAAGATGGTCCGGAGGGACTGA
- a CDS encoding iron chelate uptake ABC transporter family permease subunit, with protein MALVSLGLGKYPLAPGEVAGFLGHRIFGWGTFDAERLQLLENLIVEIRLPRIMAAALIGASLAVSGAAYQALFVNPLVSPGILGVLAGASCGAALGLVFLKTWYGVQAATFLGGFAAVGLAMGIARLCRVNGTVMLVLGGIISGAFFSALVAVVKYVSDPYNQLPAIVYWLMGNMAMADRGMTVKAGIPILIGIACLMLMARHLNVLSMGDEEARALGVNVEAVRLTVIVCATLISTLTVVLAGIIGWVGLIIPHITRMITGPDNETLLPATALAGAAYLLLVDDISRLAFSFEIPIGIVTALIGIPFFVLVLRNARKGWL; from the coding sequence ATGGCCCTCGTTTCCCTGGGTCTGGGGAAATACCCGCTGGCGCCCGGCGAGGTCGCCGGCTTCCTGGGCCACCGCATCTTCGGCTGGGGCACGTTCGATGCCGAGCGCCTGCAGCTCCTGGAAAACCTGATCGTGGAGATCCGGCTCCCCCGCATCATGGCGGCAGCCCTGATCGGCGCGTCCCTGGCGGTATCCGGGGCCGCCTACCAGGCCCTGTTCGTCAATCCGCTGGTCTCGCCCGGTATCCTGGGGGTTCTGGCCGGGGCCTCGTGCGGCGCTGCCCTGGGGCTGGTCTTCCTGAAAACCTGGTACGGCGTCCAGGCAGCCACCTTCCTGGGGGGCTTTGCCGCCGTGGGGCTGGCCATGGGGATCGCCCGGCTCTGCCGGGTCAACGGCACGGTCATGCTGGTCCTGGGCGGGATCATCAGCGGTGCCTTTTTCAGCGCACTGGTGGCTGTCGTCAAGTACGTCTCCGATCCCTACAACCAACTGCCGGCCATCGTCTACTGGCTGATGGGGAACATGGCCATGGCCGACCGGGGCATGACCGTCAAGGCCGGTATCCCGATCCTGATCGGCATCGCCTGCCTGATGCTCATGGCGCGCCACCTCAACGTGCTCAGCATGGGGGACGAGGAGGCCCGAGCCCTGGGGGTCAACGTGGAGGCGGTGCGGCTGACAGTGATCGTTTGCGCCACCCTGATCAGCACCCTGACCGTGGTCCTGGCCGGCATCATCGGCTGGGTCGGGCTGATCATCCCCCACATCACCCGCATGATCACCGGCCCGGACAACGAAACCCTGCTCCCGGCCACGGCCCTGGCCGGTGCGGCGTATCTGCTGCTGGTGGACGACATCTCCCGGCTGGCCTTTTCCTTCGAGATCCCCATCGGCATTGTCACGGCCCTGATCGGCATCCCCTTTTTCGTGCTGGTGCTGAGGAACGCCCGCAAGGGGTGGCTGTGA